The Faecalibacterium sp. I3-3-89 sequence TGACTTCACTTGCAATGTGGAATGACGCGACAAGAATTATTTACATGGATACACCAGCAGTACGGCACAGAGCCGGAATATCCCAGGCATGACTGGAATGCTGTGTTGCGGCACAACGACAATAATAAATGGTATGGTGTAGTTCTGGAAGTATCAACTGATAAGTTGGGACTGCCGGAGGCAGGCATCGTTGATGTCCTTAATGTGAAAAGCGATCTGCTACTGATTGGCTCTCTTCGCGGGCAGAAAGGCTATTTTCTGGCCTATCACATGAACAAGGAAAAATGGCTCAGTATTCAGCTTGGCAAGCCGGAACTGGATGATGCTATCAAAGATCTGCTTTCTTTGAGCTATGAGCTGACAGCACCGAAAAAGCGCAACTTAAAGTCATCAGGAAAAAATCCGGGAGATTCCGCAAATGGCAAAGAAAAAGAAATTGACGAAGGCTGAGCGAAAGGAAGCACGCCTCCGAAAAGGCAAGCAGTGGCTGCTCACCTATACCGGTTCACCGAAAAAGATGAACAAGCATTACCGGGAACGCTTTCATGTGGATGCTGTGACTGCCGCTAAAGATTTGCAGGAGCTGGGGGTCAATTATACACAGGAACAGCTCGACCAGATAAAACAGGCTGAAGAGCAGCGGCTTCGGCAGCGGAGAATGGAGCGGGAAGCGAAAGAGAGGGAACGTCTGGCAGAACTGTATGAGGACTGCGATGATCGTTTTGCCTTTATCGCTGGATACACAGATGGCGGCGCACCGTTCGGTGTGATGTGGGAAGAAGTCGGCATTGATCCGGGACTGCCGTTCGAGGAAAAAGTGAATCTCTATCATATGCAGATGTTAGGCTGATAATTGTGCAGACGTCATCTGCACAATTTGCAACAAAAAAGAGAGGAGCCAGTCCAGGCTCCTCGAAGGTACATTATTTCAAAAAGTTGCTTTTATGTTCCAGCGCGTGCAGATTATATCCAAGTGTGGCCAGGTGCGCCACCTTCAGCGCAACCAGATTGATGTCGGTGGACATCGCACTGGCGATCTGCTCAGCTGTGTATCCATACTCATAGATGTAGCGAAGGACTTCATCGCTGTCCATCAGGATTTCTGCTGCTACGATGTTGGCTTCATATTCTGGTTTGGATTTCATATCGTAGAGCATGAACTCATGAATCGGGGTGGTTTTCGCCATATTCCGGTGAAGCTGGTCATGCCCTAATTCATGTGCGCACACAATGCGCAGCATATTTTCATCCAGACTGTTATTCAGGAAAATAAAGCGATTTCGCTTAATCACCCGGTACATTCCCTTCAGGGAACCAAAATTTTCGCAAAGCATGACATTGATACCAAGCTGCCTTGCAATTTCAAAAGGGTCTCTGGAACCGCAACGTTTTACCAGTTTCTCACCGACCCGTGAAAGCTGTTCCGCATTCATCATACCACCTCCAGTTTACAGTATAGCGAAAAGTGTGTACGATAAATATCACTGATCGGATTTTTTACGCCTCGTTTTCGGGGCGTATTTTTTATTGTTCTCTTTGGCAATCCAGTAGGCATCGGTCAGAGCTTTATAAGCTCCTTCGATGGCATCTTCGCTTAATTCGCCGCCAGCGAACATACCGGTCACTTCACTGACCAGCTCTTCAATATCTTTCGCTGCTTTTGCGCCGCCTTTTTCGTGAGCTTCTACGACATAGGTGCCGCTGCTGCCCAGCAGGTACTCAGTAGTAGTATTCAGCGCATCCGCAATCTTCTGCATCGTAACCATATTGGATGGCTTGCGGCTGCCAAGTTCATAATTCTGAATTGTGCGGGCGGTTACACCGGCCTTCTCTGCAAGTTCTACCTGAGTTAAATTGGCTTCTGTTCTTTTTTCTTTCAACCTTTCTTTGAAGACCATAGGAATACCTCTTTCTTTTTTGATGACAAACACGAACGCTTTTTCTTAAAAATCTATTGACATGAAAAACCGTGCTTGCTATAATGACGATGAAAGCATGAAATACAATTCGTGTAATTATAGTATCACAAGAAATGCTGTGTGTCAATGCGTTCGTGAAAAGTTGTTCATGTTTTCACAAACGGAGAGGAGGAATACGGGATGCAGAGAGTGATTCTTCACTGTGATATGAACAATTTCTATGCCTCTGTTGAGTGTATGCTGAACCCGGAACTGAAGAACAAGCCGGTGGCAGTGTGTGGTTCTGTGGAGGAACGGCATGGTATCGTACTTGCGAAGAACTATGCAGCAAAGGCGTTTGGCGTTTCCACGGGAGAGGCAATCTGGCAGGCAAAGCAGAAGTGCCAGGATCTTGTGATCGTGGAGCCGCACTATGAGCAATATATGAAGTTTTCAAAGCTGGCTCGTGAGATATACGATCGATATGATTCGCAAGTAATGCACACTGTGTTCTGACAAACCTGTAAAAGGAGGGGTTCTGATGTGTGGTGATTACACCCTTCGCCGTGAGAAAAGATACGTCGAAGTGGACGTTCGTTTTACTCCTGATGGCAAGATCCGCCCTCTTGCCATAAACTATGACAAGGCTCACACTTATGGAATTGATCGTGTCTTGGCAGTCAAACACGGGACATCACGCCTAGGCGGAAAAGGTCACTGCTTCACCTGCCTGATTTGCGGTCAGAAGCGGAATCTTTGGCTTGAACAGGGCAAGTGGTTCGTGGAAGCCTACTGTTCCGTGCCGGAAAGCTGTGCTTCGTAATGGCAAAATACTTATCCCGCACAGACCTTTCGCACATAGCGGGCAGGTATATCGAGCAGTACTATAACTTTTTCGGAATTAGCAAGGATGCCCCAGAACCCATTGACCCGGAACGGCTCGCAAGTTCTGTTCTTGGGCTGAATGTGAAAATGCTGCCGTTATGCAGCGATGGCAGTGTCCTAGGACTGACTGTTTTCCAGAAATGCGGTTTTACCGTAACCTTGGGGGACGGAACAAAGCTTGTAGAGGTGTTCATGCCGAAGGACGTCGTAATCGATTCCGCCCTTGCGGCAGACAGCTGCACCGGATGCCGGAATTTCACGATAGCGCATGAAGCGGCACACCATATTCTGGCTGACCAGTTTCCGAACGACTACGGAAAAGCAGTCAAGTGCCGTGGGCACATTGCCTATCGGGAACGAAACGGACAGCCCTCATGGGAAGAATGGCAGGCGAACACCCTTGCAGCGGAGCTGCTGATGCCAACATTTCTGGTCAACGCCGAAATAAAACGTGCAGCGCTGTGCCTGCCAAACGGAATCCTGTACAAATCCGCATCGGACCCGAACTATGAAAAAATTTTGGAGATGGCTGCACGGATGGGAGTATCGTGGTCTGCGATTAGGATCAGATTACAGCAGATGCAGATCATCAACGGCAAACCCATCCACTGCCACCCATTAGACGTCATTCGATTTGGAGAATAATATGACTTGGTCAAATAATCGCTCTTTTAAGAGTAAACCGCTGAACAATATACAGCAGGCACAATTCAGCATTGGCTGGAGGTTTTGTCCGGTTTGCGGACACAAGCTCTACCAAAAAACTGAGAGCTGTTCAGGCTCTATCAGCATAAAGTGCCTCAAGTGCGGCAACGTAGCAACCGTTGACTTAGCCTACCGCAGGCGCTGACTTTTTAGACAAAACACAATTTCAAAAATCGGGTGCATTGCACCCTGAATATGGACTGTTCGTCACCGAGCAACGGGCCATTGCCGCAAGGCAATGTATGAAACGTGCACCAAATAGCCGGGCAACAGCTGATAGAGTGATTCTGCTTTTAGAACCGCTCTGTTAGTTGGTTGTCCGGCTATTTTTTAGCCTTCAGGAAGCCTGCTCCCGCAAAAAGGAGCAGGCTTTATGTTTGTCCGTTTTTCGTGGATGCCCCAAGCGGCGAAATATCCGTAGCCTTCCAAATTTTCGACTTTTTACGCTTTATCGAAAATTTGGAGGTTACACATGAGTTTCAATAATGGTAATGAACGTCGCAAGCTGAACGCAAAGTGGGAGCAACTCCGTGTGCAGTACCGCGAAGCCGGAATGAGCGAAGAGGCAATTCAGGCGATGTATGAGTTTGATTTGGGCGTCCTGAACAGTGAACGCGCCTATGATGCCAGCACGGTGGCAGTCTGTGATGGCGAAGATGACGTTGACGCAAGGAAAGCAGCAGATCTTAAGCAATATGAGGCTGCGATCACGGTAACAGATACCTACCACGAAACCAAGAGCCGCTTTGGATGGATCGGCGAAATCGAGAATGAGCGGTTGCTGGCTGCTCTTGAAAGCTTATCGGAACTTGATCTCAAAATCCTTACGCTCTATGTCTATGCCGGGTACACCGAGTCCGAGATTGCAAGTGCCTTGGAATCCAAAAGGATTACGATTCATAAGCGAATCGAGCGAATGACTATGTTTTTGAAGAACTTTTGAACTATTTTCTTTTTCAGGTAACAATTTGCCCCTTCTCGATGGCTCGTAAGTGAAGGGACAATTTCCCAAGCGGCACTCACCGCAGGGCAAAGCGTCCGATCTCGCGCACCTTGAAAACTGAATAGTTCCGTCATCTGGTACTCCGATAATGATACTTCCGTAATTCGCGGCCCGGTCACAAAGCAGACGGGGTGGCTGAAATGCCAATGAAGCGGTACAAGTCCGCTGCCAGATGTTCATGCCCCACTCGCAGGGGGCCGAGGGCGAATATGCGAGACCTTTAATCATATTGATCCGGGAGCTGCCGGGTACGTTCTGTGCATCCGGCAGTTCCCGTTTTTTACGTATTCTTATTTATTCTTTACCCGAATATCCACTTTTGATACATAGGAGGACACTTTTATGGACGAGTTGAACCCCACGGTGCGCGAGCAGGAAATCTACGAGGAGATGGAGCTGACCCCTGAGATGGTCAAGTCCATCCGCACCCTCTGCGGCACCTGTCTGCGGCACTTTGTGGATGCAAAGGCTTTCAAGATCGCGCTTGTACCCAGCGCTGACCGAAGCATGGACACCTGCACCGTCTGCCAGATGAGGCGCGGCTATGATTATGTGGTCATGCACCGCTGACCCCAACCATACCACCATACCTTGAACGAAGCCCGCTGTGGAACATCCGGCAGCGGGCTTTGCACATAACAACATGGAGGTACAATTTTGCAGCAAAACTGGAAATTCCAACGCGGAGACATCTTCTTCACCCATTTCGGGGCGAGCACCGGCTCGGAACAGCACGGTGACCGCCCGGCGGTCATTCTTCAGAATGACGTGGGCAATTACCACTCTCCAACCCTGATCGTTGCGACCATGACAAGCAAGGCGGAAAAGAAAGTAAATCAGCCGACCCACTGCCTGTTGGAAAACGCAGGGTTGAATATGCCGTCTGTTGTGCAGGCAGAGCAGATCTTCACCATCGACAAAAGCCGGGCACTGAAGTATCTGGGGCATCTGACCCCGGAGGAGATGCGCCGGGTCGATGATGCAGTTCGCATCAGCCTTGCGCTGAACCCTATGGGCAGCATCCAGCAGATAGAGCCTATCCGGCGCTCTACGGCGGTTTATGCGCCGCCTGAGGTGGTGGATGGCAAACCGCCTGTCTACCCCTATACGCCCATCCGGTCGTCCTTTGAGAACGCCGGAAGCATCGAGGAAATGATGCTGTACACCGAGTTGCAATCCGCGGTTCATGCCATGATCCAGCGGTTGGAATACAGCTTCACCTTCAATCCCAGCCTGCTCACCAGCCCGAAGCGTAAGCA is a genomic window containing:
- a CDS encoding type II toxin-antitoxin system PemK/MazF family toxin, translated to MQQNWKFQRGDIFFTHFGASTGSEQHGDRPAVILQNDVGNYHSPTLIVATMTSKAEKKVNQPTHCLLENAGLNMPSVVQAEQIFTIDKSRALKYLGHLTPEEMRRVDDAVRISLALNPMGSIQQIEPIRRSTAVYAPPEVVDGKPPVYPYTPIRSSFENAGSIEEMMLYTELQSAVHAMIQRLEYSFTFNPSLLTSPKRKQQVTEILEEAEKYIWRIKEEMRCA
- a CDS encoding MmcQ/YjbR family DNA-binding protein yields the protein MTRQELFTWIHQQYGTEPEYPRHDWNAVLRHNDNNKWYGVVLEVSTDKLGLPEAGIVDVLNVKSDLLLIGSLRGQKGYFLAYHMNKEKWLSIQLGKPELDDAIKDLLSLSYELTAPKKRNLKSSGKNPGDSANGKEKEIDEG
- a CDS encoding helix-turn-helix domain-containing protein; this encodes MVFKERLKEKRTEANLTQVELAEKAGVTARTIQNYELGSRKPSNMVTMQKIADALNTTTEYLLGSSGTYVVEAHEKGGAKAAKDIEELVSEVTGMFAGGELSEDAIEGAYKALTDAYWIAKENNKKYAPKTRRKKSDQ
- a CDS encoding sigma factor-like helix-turn-helix DNA-binding protein; protein product: MSFNNGNERRKLNAKWEQLRVQYREAGMSEEAIQAMYEFDLGVLNSERAYDASTVAVCDGEDDVDARKAADLKQYEAAITVTDTYHETKSRFGWIGEIENERLLAALESLSELDLKILTLYVYAGYTESEIASALESKRITIHKRIERMTMFLKNF
- a CDS encoding ImmA/IrrE family metallo-endopeptidase yields the protein MMNAEQLSRVGEKLVKRCGSRDPFEIARQLGINVMLCENFGSLKGMYRVIKRNRFIFLNNSLDENMLRIVCAHELGHDQLHRNMAKTTPIHEFMLYDMKSKPEYEANIVAAEILMDSDEVLRYIYEYGYTAEQIASAMSTDINLVALKVAHLATLGYNLHALEHKSNFLK
- a CDS encoding ImmA/IrrE family metallo-endopeptidase, with product MAKYLSRTDLSHIAGRYIEQYYNFFGISKDAPEPIDPERLASSVLGLNVKMLPLCSDGSVLGLTVFQKCGFTVTLGDGTKLVEVFMPKDVVIDSALAADSCTGCRNFTIAHEAAHHILADQFPNDYGKAVKCRGHIAYRERNGQPSWEEWQANTLAAELLMPTFLVNAEIKRAALCLPNGILYKSASDPNYEKILEMAARMGVSWSAIRIRLQQMQIINGKPIHCHPLDVIRFGE